A genome region from Arachis duranensis cultivar V14167 chromosome 6, aradu.V14167.gnm2.J7QH, whole genome shotgun sequence includes the following:
- the LOC107494359 gene encoding ferredoxin--NADP reductase, root isozyme, chloroplastic isoform X1 produces MAHLIASQVAVAVPLGNDLSLKRTALKVSNLNFQDKSWALVLTFDLKASNSQLRSRRVTCMSVQQASVPKVTVSPLDLEDANEPPLNIYKPKEPYTATIVSVERLVGPKAPGETCHIVIDHGGNVPYWEGQSYGVIPPGENPKKPGSPHNVRLYSIASTRYGDNFDGKTASLCVRRAVYYDSEIGKEDPSKQGVCSNFLCNSKPGDKIKITGPSGKIMLLPEDDPNATHIMIATGTGVAPFRGYLRRMFMELVPKFKFGGLAWLFLGVANTDSLLYDDEFTKYLKDYPDNFRYDKALSREQKNRSGGKMYVQDKIEEYSDEIFKLLDNGAHIYFCGLKGMMPGIQDTLKKVAEQRGENWEEKLSQLKKNKQWHVEVY; encoded by the exons ATGGCTCATTTGATTGCGTCACAG GTAGCTGTGGCTGTTCCTCTTGGCAACGATTTGTCTCTCAAAAGAACTGCGCTTAAG GTATCTAACTTAAACTTCCAGGATAAATCATGGGCACTGGTCTTAACTTTCGACCTGAAAGCAAGCAACTCTCAACTAAGAAGTCGGCGTGTGACGTGCATGTCGGTGCAACAAGCTAGTGTACCCAAAGTTACAGTCTCCCCTTTAGACTTGGAAGATGCTAACGAACCTCCATTGAATATATACAAGCCTAAAGAGCCATACACAGCAACTATTGTTTCTGTTGAGAGACTTGTTGGCCCAAAGGCTCCTGGTGAAACATGTCATATTGTGATTGATCATGGTGGCAATGTTCCCTACTGGGAAGGACAGAGTTATGGTGTCATTCCACCT GGAGAAAATCCGAAGAAACCTGGAAGTCCTCATAATGTTCGGCTATATTCCATTGCTTCGACGAGGTATGGAGACAATTTTGATGGTAAAACCGCCAGCTTGTGTGTGCGTCGTGCCGTTTATTATGATTctgagattggaaaggaagatCCTTCTAAGCAAGGCGTTTGCAGCAACTTTTTGTGCAACTCCAAGCCCGGAGACAAAATTAAGATCACAG GGCCCTCTGGGAAGATCATGCTTTTGCCTGAAGATGATCCAAATGCTACACACATAATGATTGCAACTGGTACTGGTGTTGCTCCATTTAGAGGCTATCTGCGCCGAATGTTTATGGAGTTAGTTCCTAAATTCAAGTTTGGTGGACTAGCCTGGCTCTTCCTTGGTGTTGCCAATACCGATAGTCTTTTATATGATGACGAATTCACTAAATACCTTAAGGACTATCCGGACAACTTCCGCTATGACAAAGCTCTCAGCAGAGAGCAGAAGAATAGGAGCGGAGGCAAGATGTATGTTCAGGATAAGATCGAGGAATATAGCGATGAGATCTTCAAACTTCTTGACAATGGAGCTCACATTTACTTCTGTGGTCTAAAGGGGATGATGCCTGGAATCCAAGATACACTGAAGAAGGTTGCAGAGCAAAGAGGAGAAAATTGGGAAGAAAAGCTTTCACAACTTAAGAAGAACAAACAATGGCATGTTGAAGTCTATTGA
- the LOC107494359 gene encoding ferredoxin--NADP reductase, root isozyme, chloroplastic isoform X2, which translates to MSVQQASVPKVTVSPLDLEDANEPPLNIYKPKEPYTATIVSVERLVGPKAPGETCHIVIDHGGNVPYWEGQSYGVIPPGENPKKPGSPHNVRLYSIASTRYGDNFDGKTASLCVRRAVYYDSEIGKEDPSKQGVCSNFLCNSKPGDKIKITGPSGKIMLLPEDDPNATHIMIATGTGVAPFRGYLRRMFMELVPKFKFGGLAWLFLGVANTDSLLYDDEFTKYLKDYPDNFRYDKALSREQKNRSGGKMYVQDKIEEYSDEIFKLLDNGAHIYFCGLKGMMPGIQDTLKKVAEQRGENWEEKLSQLKKNKQWHVEVY; encoded by the exons ATGTCGGTGCAACAAGCTAGTGTACCCAAAGTTACAGTCTCCCCTTTAGACTTGGAAGATGCTAACGAACCTCCATTGAATATATACAAGCCTAAAGAGCCATACACAGCAACTATTGTTTCTGTTGAGAGACTTGTTGGCCCAAAGGCTCCTGGTGAAACATGTCATATTGTGATTGATCATGGTGGCAATGTTCCCTACTGGGAAGGACAGAGTTATGGTGTCATTCCACCT GGAGAAAATCCGAAGAAACCTGGAAGTCCTCATAATGTTCGGCTATATTCCATTGCTTCGACGAGGTATGGAGACAATTTTGATGGTAAAACCGCCAGCTTGTGTGTGCGTCGTGCCGTTTATTATGATTctgagattggaaaggaagatCCTTCTAAGCAAGGCGTTTGCAGCAACTTTTTGTGCAACTCCAAGCCCGGAGACAAAATTAAGATCACAG GGCCCTCTGGGAAGATCATGCTTTTGCCTGAAGATGATCCAAATGCTACACACATAATGATTGCAACTGGTACTGGTGTTGCTCCATTTAGAGGCTATCTGCGCCGAATGTTTATGGAGTTAGTTCCTAAATTCAAGTTTGGTGGACTAGCCTGGCTCTTCCTTGGTGTTGCCAATACCGATAGTCTTTTATATGATGACGAATTCACTAAATACCTTAAGGACTATCCGGACAACTTCCGCTATGACAAAGCTCTCAGCAGAGAGCAGAAGAATAGGAGCGGAGGCAAGATGTATGTTCAGGATAAGATCGAGGAATATAGCGATGAGATCTTCAAACTTCTTGACAATGGAGCTCACATTTACTTCTGTGGTCTAAAGGGGATGATGCCTGGAATCCAAGATACACTGAAGAAGGTTGCAGAGCAAAGAGGAGAAAATTGGGAAGAAAAGCTTTCACAACTTAAGAAGAACAAACAATGGCATGTTGAAGTCTATTGA
- the LOC107494359 gene encoding ferredoxin--NADP reductase, root isozyme, chloroplastic isoform X3, giving the protein MAHLIASQQVAVAVPLGNDLSLKRTALKVSNLNFQDKSWALVLTFDLKASNSQLRSRRVTCMSVQQASVPKVTVSPLDLEDANEPPLNIYKPKEPYTATIVSVERLVGPKAPGETCHIVIDHGGNVPYWEGQSYGVIPPGENPKKPGSPHNVRLYSIASTRYGDNFDGKTASLCVRRAVYYDSEIGKEDPSKQGVCSNFLCNSKPGDKIKITGPSGKIMLLPEDDPNATHIMIATGTGVAPFRGYLRRMFMELVPKFKFGGLAWLFLGVANTDSLLYDDEFTKYLKDYPDNFRYDKALSREQKNRSGGKMYVQDKIEEYSDEIFKLLDNGAHIYFCGLKGMMPGIQDTLKKVAEQRGENWEEKLSQLKKNKQWHVEVY; this is encoded by the exons ATGGCTCATTTGATTGCGTCACAG CAGGTAGCTGTGGCTGTTCCTCTTGGCAACGATTTGTCTCTCAAAAGAACTGCGCTTAAG GTATCTAACTTAAACTTCCAGGATAAATCATGGGCACTGGTCTTAACTTTCGACCTGAAAGCAAGCAACTCTCAACTAAGAAGTCGGCGTGTGACGTGCATGTCGGTGCAACAAGCTAGTGTACCCAAAGTTACAGTCTCCCCTTTAGACTTGGAAGATGCTAACGAACCTCCATTGAATATATACAAGCCTAAAGAGCCATACACAGCAACTATTGTTTCTGTTGAGAGACTTGTTGGCCCAAAGGCTCCTGGTGAAACATGTCATATTGTGATTGATCATGGTGGCAATGTTCCCTACTGGGAAGGACAGAGTTATGGTGTCATTCCACCT GGAGAAAATCCGAAGAAACCTGGAAGTCCTCATAATGTTCGGCTATATTCCATTGCTTCGACGAGGTATGGAGACAATTTTGATGGTAAAACCGCCAGCTTGTGTGTGCGTCGTGCCGTTTATTATGATTctgagattggaaaggaagatCCTTCTAAGCAAGGCGTTTGCAGCAACTTTTTGTGCAACTCCAAGCCCGGAGACAAAATTAAGATCACAG GGCCCTCTGGGAAGATCATGCTTTTGCCTGAAGATGATCCAAATGCTACACACATAATGATTGCAACTGGTACTGGTGTTGCTCCATTTAGAGGCTATCTGCGCCGAATGTTTATGGAGTTAGTTCCTAAATTCAAGTTTGGTGGACTAGCCTGGCTCTTCCTTGGTGTTGCCAATACCGATAGTCTTTTATATGATGACGAATTCACTAAATACCTTAAGGACTATCCGGACAACTTCCGCTATGACAAAGCTCTCAGCAGAGAGCAGAAGAATAGGAGCGGAGGCAAGATGTATGTTCAGGATAAGATCGAGGAATATAGCGATGAGATCTTCAAACTTCTTGACAATGGAGCTCACATTTACTTCTGTGGTCTAAAGGGGATGATGCCTGGAATCCAAGATACACTGAAGAAGGTTGCAGAGCAAAGAGGAGAAAATTGGGAAGAAAAGCTTTCACAACTTAAGAAGAACAAACAATGGCATGTTGAAGTCTATTGA